The Parashewanella tropica genome window below encodes:
- a CDS encoding enoyl-CoA hydratase — MSNIIQKIEGNTAILTMSNPPANTWTAESLQELKAVVESLNANREIYALVITGEGEKFFSAGADLKLFADGDKGNASSMAKHFGEAFETLSAFRGVSIAAINGYSMGGGLEVALACDIRVAEEQAVMALPEATVGLLPCAGGTQNLTALVGEGWTKRMILCGERLDAAKAEKIGLVEEVVAKGEALNKAIELAKNVAKQSPSSVAVCKQLIQAGRIMPRTQALPLERELFVGLFDTEDQKEGVNAFLEKRKAEWRNK, encoded by the coding sequence ATGTCAAATATCATTCAAAAAATCGAAGGTAATACTGCAATTCTTACAATGAGCAATCCGCCAGCAAATACTTGGACGGCTGAGAGCTTGCAAGAATTAAAAGCAGTAGTAGAGTCATTAAATGCTAACCGTGAAATTTATGCTTTGGTTATTACTGGTGAGGGTGAAAAATTCTTCTCTGCTGGTGCAGATTTGAAACTGTTTGCTGATGGCGACAAAGGCAACGCATCTTCAATGGCAAAGCACTTTGGTGAAGCTTTTGAAACACTATCTGCATTCCGCGGTGTTTCTATCGCTGCTATTAATGGCTATTCAATGGGCGGTGGCTTAGAAGTTGCACTAGCCTGTGATATTCGCGTAGCCGAGGAGCAGGCGGTAATGGCATTGCCAGAAGCAACTGTTGGCTTATTACCTTGTGCAGGTGGAACTCAAAACCTTACTGCGTTAGTGGGTGAAGGCTGGACTAAGCGTATGATCCTGTGTGGCGAACGTCTTGATGCGGCTAAAGCTGAAAAAATTGGCTTAGTTGAAGAAGTGGTTGCCAAAGGCGAAGCACTGAATAAAGCCATAGAATTAGCGAAAAATGTAGCCAAGCAAAGCCCAAGTAGCGTGGCTGTTTGTAAGCAGCTAATTCAAGCGGGTCGTATAATGCCTCGTACTCAAGCTCTACCACTAGAGCGAGAACTGTTTGTGGGCTTATTTGATACCGAAGATCAAAAAGAAGGCGTAAATGCTTTCTTGGAAAAACGCAAAGCAGAGTGGAGAAACAAGTAA
- a CDS encoding enoyl-CoA hydratase/isomerase family protein: protein MTSEQAVVFQTLGTASGKLIGIATLNMEKALNALNLDMVRALTNQLMAWQQDSEVVCVVLDGAGDKAFCAGGDVRAIYKQSIANPGEIASEAETFFSEEYQLDYLIHEFGKPFLVWGHGFVMGGGVGLMAGASHRVVTETSRIAMPEITIGLYPDVGGSYFLNRMPGKSGLFLGLTAYQMNAADACYVGLGNHYLNNDDKQVMFDAMATLDWSDNVARNHLWLDEMLNELSIRSTIAKGESTLANNQGLIDSLMAGSLDDIIVRANKLETDEKWLSRAIGALIAGSPISAQLVYQQTQLDSKLSLADIYRWELIASVNSCAHGDFCEGVRALLIDKDRNPKWKYSSHDEIPASLMEKITTMPWEIHPLQQLGQ, encoded by the coding sequence ATGACAAGCGAACAAGCTGTTGTTTTTCAAACGCTAGGCACAGCTTCTGGCAAGCTTATCGGTATTGCTACGCTAAACATGGAAAAAGCGTTAAATGCTCTAAACCTTGATATGGTTAGAGCATTAACCAACCAACTGATGGCGTGGCAACAAGACAGTGAAGTAGTTTGTGTCGTGCTTGATGGGGCTGGTGATAAAGCGTTTTGTGCCGGGGGTGATGTTCGTGCTATCTACAAGCAGTCCATTGCTAATCCCGGGGAAATCGCTTCAGAAGCTGAAACCTTTTTCTCTGAAGAGTATCAATTAGATTATCTGATCCATGAGTTTGGTAAACCATTCTTAGTATGGGGACACGGTTTTGTCATGGGTGGCGGTGTTGGCCTTATGGCTGGTGCAAGTCACCGTGTCGTTACTGAAACCTCTCGTATTGCGATGCCTGAAATCACCATTGGTTTATATCCAGATGTTGGTGGCAGTTACTTCCTTAATAGAATGCCGGGTAAGTCTGGTTTATTTTTAGGGCTAACGGCATATCAGATGAATGCAGCTGATGCTTGTTATGTTGGCTTAGGTAATCACTACCTCAATAATGACGATAAACAAGTCATGTTTGATGCGATGGCTACTTTAGATTGGTCAGATAATGTTGCTCGTAATCACCTCTGGCTGGATGAAATGCTTAATGAATTAAGCATCAGAAGCACGATTGCCAAAGGTGAAAGTACCTTAGCCAATAACCAAGGTCTGATTGATAGCTTAATGGCTGGCAGCTTAGATGACATTATAGTGCGAGCTAACAAACTAGAGACTGATGAAAAGTGGTTATCACGTGCAATCGGTGCACTAATAGCGGGTAGCCCAATCAGTGCTCAATTGGTTTATCAACAAACTCAATTAGATAGCAAACTCAGTCTTGCGGATATTTATCGTTGGGAACTCATTGCTAGCGTAAACAGTTGTGCTCATGGTGATTTTTGTGAAGGTGTACGCGCCTTATTGATTGATAAAGACAGAAATCCCAAATGGAAGTATTCGTCCCATGATGAAATTCCAGCATCGTTAATGGAAAAAATTACAACGATGCCGTGGGAAATTCATCCATTGCAACAACTTGGACAGTAA
- a CDS encoding acyl-CoA dehydrogenase family protein, with protein sequence MDFNLNEDQRQFADLARQFSQEQLAPFAAKWDEEHHFPKDVIQQAGELGFCSLYSPESEGGMGLSRLDASIIFEALSEGCTATTAMLTIHNMATWMVTTWGTEAFRSKWSEDLTTGQKLASYCLTEPGSGSDAASLQTKAVRDGDEYVISGSKMFISGAGDTELLVVMCRTGEAGPKGISAIAIPADAEGVIYGKAEDKMGWNAQPTRLITFEEVRVPVENLLGEEGQGFTFAMKGLDGGRINIATCSIGTAQAALDRATEYMKERKQFGKPLATFQALQFKLADMATELVAARQMVRLAAFKLDTKDPEATAYCAMAKRFATDIGFQVCDAALQLHGGYGYIREYPLERHFRDVRVHQILEGTNEIMRLIISRRLLDDAATEIR encoded by the coding sequence TTTAACTTAAACGAAGACCAACGTCAGTTTGCTGACTTAGCACGTCAATTTTCACAAGAACAACTGGCACCATTTGCTGCAAAATGGGATGAAGAACATCATTTTCCAAAAGACGTCATTCAACAAGCCGGTGAGCTAGGTTTTTGCTCACTTTATTCACCAGAGTCTGAAGGTGGAATGGGGCTTTCTCGTCTTGATGCTTCAATTATCTTTGAAGCCTTATCTGAAGGTTGTACCGCTACTACTGCTATGTTGACCATTCACAACATGGCGACTTGGATGGTAACCACTTGGGGAACCGAAGCGTTTCGCAGTAAGTGGTCGGAAGATCTAACAACTGGTCAAAAGCTGGCTTCATACTGTTTAACTGAGCCAGGTTCAGGCAGTGATGCTGCATCGTTACAAACCAAAGCGGTTCGTGACGGTGATGAATATGTCATCTCAGGCTCGAAAATGTTCATCTCTGGTGCGGGCGACACTGAATTACTGGTGGTGATGTGTCGTACAGGTGAAGCTGGTCCTAAAGGCATTTCTGCTATTGCTATTCCTGCTGATGCGGAAGGTGTTATTTACGGTAAAGCAGAAGATAAAATGGGCTGGAATGCACAGCCAACACGTTTAATTACTTTCGAAGAAGTGCGTGTTCCAGTTGAAAACCTATTAGGCGAAGAAGGGCAAGGCTTTACCTTTGCCATGAAAGGGCTTGATGGTGGTCGTATCAATATCGCAACTTGTTCAATTGGTACTGCTCAAGCGGCACTTGATCGTGCAACTGAATACATGAAAGAGCGTAAGCAATTTGGCAAACCATTAGCGACTTTCCAAGCGCTGCAATTTAAGCTTGCTGATATGGCGACTGAATTAGTTGCTGCTCGCCAGATGGTACGTCTTGCAGCGTTCAAATTGGATACTAAAGACCCAGAAGCAACCGCTTATTGCGCAATGGCGAAACGTTTTGCGACTGACATTGGTTTCCAAGTGTGCGATGCCGCACTGCAATTACACGGTGGTTATGGTTATATTCGTGAATATCCATTAGAAAGACATTTCCGTGACGTTCGTGTACACCAAATCCTTGAAGGTACAAACGAAATCATGCGTCTTATCATCAGCCGTCGTCTACTGGACGATGCCGCAACAGAAATCCGTTAA